A genomic region of Staphylococcus roterodami contains the following coding sequences:
- the hisC gene encoding histidinol-phosphate transaminase, protein MKEQLNQLSAYQPGLSPRALKEKYGIEGELYKLASNENLYGPSPKVKETITAHLDELYYYPETGAPTLRKAISKFLNVDPSRILFGAGLDEVILMISRAVLTPGDTIVTSEATFGQYYHNAIVEAANVVQVSLKDGGFDLEGILKAIDEDTALVWLCNPNNPTGTYFNHEALDSFLSQVPSNVPVIIDEAYFEFVTSQDFPDTLALQEKYDNAFLLRTFSKAYGLAGLRVGYVVASKQAIEKWNIIRPPFNVTRISEYAAVAALEDQQYLKEITHKNSIERERFYQLPQSIHFLPSQTNFIFVKTTHVNELYEALLNVGCITRPFPNGVRITIGFKEQNDKMLEVLSNFKYE, encoded by the coding sequence ATGAAAGAACAACTTAATCAATTATCAGCATATCAGCCGGGGTTATCACCAAGGGCATTAAAGGAAAAATATGGTATTGAAGGAGAATTATATAAACTAGCATCGAATGAAAATTTGTATGGTCCATCGCCTAAAGTAAAAGAGACGATAACTGCACACTTAGATGAGTTGTATTATTATCCAGAAACAGGAGCACCTACATTGAGAAAGGCGATAAGCAAATTTTTAAACGTGGACCCTTCACGTATATTATTTGGTGCTGGGTTAGATGAAGTTATATTAATGATTTCAAGGGCAGTATTAACACCAGGCGATACTATTGTTACAAGTGAAGCAACATTTGGTCAATATTACCATAATGCAATTGTAGAAGCGGCTAATGTAGTACAAGTTTCTTTAAAAGATGGTGGTTTCGATTTAGAGGGCATTTTAAAAGCAATTGATGAGGATACCGCATTAGTATGGTTATGTAATCCGAATAATCCTACAGGTACTTACTTTAATCATGAAGCACTTGACTCGTTTTTATCTCAAGTACCTTCAAATGTTCCAGTAATTATTGATGAAGCATATTTTGAGTTTGTAACATCTCAAGATTTTCCAGATACTCTAGCATTGCAAGAAAAATACGACAACGCCTTTTTACTACGTACGTTTTCAAAAGCATATGGTTTAGCAGGTTTACGTGTAGGATATGTTGTTGCGAGTAAACAAGCCATTGAAAAATGGAATATCATTAGACCACCGTTTAATGTTACACGTATTTCTGAATATGCAGCAGTTGCAGCATTAGAGGACCAACAATATTTGAAAGAAATTACTCATAAAAATAGTATCGAGCGAGAAAGATTTTATCAATTACCACAAAGTATACATTTTTTACCTAGTCAAACGAATTTTATATTTGTAAAGACGACACATGTAAATGAATTGTATGAAGCGCTTTTAAATGTAGGATGTATTACACGACCATTTCCAAATGGGGTAAGAATTACGATAGGGTTTAAAGAACAAAATGACAAAATGTTAGAGGTATTATCAAATTTTAAATATGAGTAA
- a CDS encoding 5'(3')-deoxyribonucleotidase, which yields MTRKSIAIDMDEVLADTLGEIIDAVNHRADLGIKMEALNGQKLKHVIPEHDGLITEVLREPGFFRHLKVMPHAQEVVEKLTKHYDVYIATAAMDVPTSFSDKYEWLLEFFPFLDPQHFVFCGRKNIVKTDYLIDDNPRQLEIFTGTPIMFTAVHNINDDRFERVNGWKDVEQYFLSDIDK from the coding sequence ATGACCCGTAAATCAATTGCGATTGATATGGATGAAGTTCTGGCAGATACATTAGGGGAAATAATAGATGCTGTCAATCATAGAGCGGATTTAGGTATTAAAATGGAAGCCCTAAATGGTCAAAAGTTAAAACATGTTATTCCAGAACATGATGGTTTAATTACTGAAGTTTTGAGAGAGCCTGGTTTCTTTAGACATCTTAAAGTGATGCCACATGCACAAGAAGTTGTTGAAAAGTTAACTAAACATTATGATGTGTATATTGCCACTGCTGCAATGGATGTTCCTACATCATTTAGTGATAAATATGAATGGTTACTTGAATTCTTTCCATTTTTAGACCCGCAACATTTTGTTTTTTGTGGTAGAAAAAATATTGTCAAAACCGATTACTTAATTGACGATAATCCTAGACAACTTGAAATTTTTACTGGTACACCAATTATGTTTACTGCGGTGCATAATATTAATGATGATCGTTTTGAACGTGTAAATGGGTGGAAAGATGTTGAACAGTATTTTTTATCTGATATAGATAAGTAA
- a CDS encoding ABC transporter ATP-binding protein, translating to MIKFKNVTKRYGKHVAVDNISFNINEGEFFVLIGPSGCGKTTTLKMINRLIHLSEGYIYFKDKPISDYPVYEMRWDIGYVLQQIALFPHMTIKENIAQVPQMKKWKEKDIDKRVDELLDMVGLEPEKYKNRKPDELSGGQRQRVGVIRALAADPPVILMDEPFSALDPISREKLQDDLIELQTKIKKTIIFVTHDIQEAMKLGDKICLLNEGHIEQIDTPEGFKNNPQSEFVKQFMGSHLEDEAPCVEHNLSIRDLNIMRPIDEITSTGDFPIVDDNERVEKLYQLLAEHERVIVMLENHVGQYVIDRQDIFKFLSQQKGVAQHD from the coding sequence GTGATTAAGTTTAAAAATGTAACTAAACGTTATGGCAAACATGTTGCTGTCGATAACATTAGTTTCAATATTAATGAAGGTGAATTTTTTGTGTTAATCGGACCTTCAGGTTGTGGAAAGACAACGACTTTAAAAATGATAAATCGACTCATTCACTTAAGTGAAGGTTATATTTATTTTAAAGATAAACCAATTAGTGATTATCCTGTGTATGAGATGCGCTGGGATATTGGCTATGTATTACAACAGATTGCGTTATTCCCACATATGACAATCAAAGAGAATATAGCACAAGTGCCACAAATGAAAAAGTGGAAAGAGAAAGACATAGATAAAAGAGTGGATGAATTACTTGATATGGTTGGCTTAGAACCAGAAAAATATAAAAATAGAAAACCTGATGAATTATCAGGTGGTCAACGCCAACGTGTCGGTGTTATACGAGCATTAGCAGCTGACCCTCCAGTTATTTTAATGGATGAACCGTTTAGTGCATTAGATCCAATTAGCCGAGAAAAATTACAAGATGATTTAATTGAACTTCAAACAAAAATAAAGAAGACAATTATTTTCGTAACACATGACATTCAAGAAGCTATGAAACTTGGTGATAAAATTTGTCTTTTAAATGAAGGTCACATTGAACAAATTGATACACCAGAAGGATTTAAAAACAATCCACAAAGTGAATTTGTAAAGCAATTTATGGGTAGCCATTTGGAAGATGAAGCACCATGTGTAGAGCATAATTTAAGTATTCGTGATTTGAATATTATGAGGCCAATAGATGAAATTACATCAACTGGAGATTTTCCAATTGTAGATGACAATGAACGAGTTGAAAAATTATATCAGCTTTTAGCAGAGCACGAACGTGTTATTGTTATGCTTGAAAACCATGTTGGACAGTATGTCATTGATCGACAAGATATATTTAAGTTTTTGTCCCAACAAAAGGGGGTAGCTCAACATGACTAA
- a CDS encoding ABC transporter permease/substrate-binding protein has product MTNFFEILGERKGQLLSTMIEHIQISFIALLIATAIAVPLGILLTKTKTISEIVMNIAAILQTIPSLALLGLMIPLFGIGRVPAIIALVVYALLPILRNTYTGIKEVDPSLIEAAKGIGMKPFRRLTKVELPIAMPVIMAGIRTAMVLIIGTATLAALIGAGGLGDLILLGIDRNNASLILLGAIPAALLAIIFDLILRFMAKLSYKKLLVTLGVIVMIIILAIAIPMFAQKGDKITLAGKLGSEPSIITNMYKILIEENTNNTVEVKDGMGKTAFLFNALKSDDIDGYLEFTGTVLGELTKEPLKSKEENKVYEQAKTSLEKKYQMTMLKPMKYNNTYALAVKRDFAKKYNIRTIGDLNKVKDQLKPGFTLEFNDRPDGYKAIKTAYNLDLNNIRTMEPKLRYQAINKGNINLIDAYSTDAELKQYDMVVLKDDKHVFPPYQGAPLFKESFLKKHPEIIKPLNKLANKISDEDMQMMNYKVTVKNEDPYTVAKDYLKAKGLIK; this is encoded by the coding sequence ATGACTAACTTTTTTGAAATATTGGGTGAACGTAAGGGACAATTACTATCTACAATGATTGAACATATTCAAATATCATTTATAGCATTATTAATTGCGACTGCGATTGCTGTACCACTTGGTATTTTACTAACTAAAACTAAAACGATATCTGAAATCGTTATGAATATTGCTGCAATACTTCAAACGATTCCGTCATTAGCATTATTAGGATTAATGATACCGCTATTTGGTATCGGTCGTGTACCGGCAATTATTGCATTAGTTGTTTATGCGCTTTTGCCTATTTTAAGGAATACGTATACTGGTATCAAAGAAGTAGATCCTTCTTTGATTGAAGCGGCAAAAGGTATAGGGATGAAACCTTTCAGACGTTTAACTAAGGTTGAATTACCAATTGCAATGCCTGTAATTATGGCAGGTATTAGAACTGCCATGGTACTTATCATTGGTACTGCGACACTTGCCGCATTAATTGGTGCAGGTGGACTAGGTGACTTAATTTTATTAGGTATAGACCGAAATAATGCATCATTAATTTTGTTAGGTGCTATTCCTGCCGCATTATTAGCAATTATTTTTGATTTAATTTTAAGATTTATGGCTAAATTATCATATAAAAAATTATTGGTGACGTTAGGTGTCATTGTAATGATTATTATATTGGCAATCGCTATTCCTATGTTTGCACAAAAAGGAGATAAAATTACATTAGCTGGTAAACTTGGTTCTGAACCATCTATTATTACGAACATGTACAAAATATTAATTGAAGAAAATACAAATAACACTGTTGAAGTAAAAGATGGCATGGGCAAAACTGCATTTTTATTCAATGCTTTAAAATCTGATGATATTGATGGATATTTGGAATTTACAGGTACAGTTTTAGGTGAATTAACTAAAGAACCGTTGAAATCAAAAGAAGAGAATAAAGTTTATGAACAAGCTAAAACGAGCCTTGAAAAGAAATATCAGATGACAATGTTAAAACCAATGAAATATAATAATACTTATGCATTAGCAGTAAAGCGTGACTTTGCTAAAAAGTATAATATACGGACAATTGGAGATCTTAATAAAGTTAAAGATCAACTTAAACCAGGATTTACTTTAGAGTTTAATGATCGTCCAGATGGATACAAAGCAATTAAGACAGCGTATAATTTAGACTTGAATAATATACGTACAATGGAACCTAAATTAAGATATCAAGCAATTAATAAAGGCAATATTAATTTAATCGATGCGTATTCAACTGACGCTGAATTAAAGCAATATGATATGGTTGTGTTAAAAGATGACAAACATGTATTTCCACCATATCAAGGTGCACCTTTATTCAAAGAAAGCTTTTTAAAGAAACATCCAGAAATTATCAAACCACTAAACAAACTAGCAAACAAAATTTCTGACGAAGATATGCAAATGATGAATTACAAAGTAACTGTCAAAAACGAAGACCCTTACACAGTTGCAAAGGATTATTTAAAAGCAAAAGGGTTAATCAAATAA
- the recQ gene encoding DNA helicase RecQ — MMQQTLSHYFGYETFRPGQEEIISKVLDHRNVLGVLPTGGGKSICYQVPGLMLGGTTIVISPLISLMKDQVDQLKAMGVQAAFLNSSLSQKEQQRIEKELSNGEIQFLYVAPERFENRYFLNLLQRIKIHLVAFDEAHCISKWGHDFRPSYQNVISKVFTLPQDFTIIALTATATVEVQQDIREKLNIAQADQIKTSTKRRNLIFKVNPTYQRQKFVIDYIKSHDEDAGIVYCSTRKQVEELQEALESQKIESVIYHAGLSNKEREEAQNDFLFDRVKVVVATNAFGMGIDKSNVRFVIHYNMPGDLESYYQEAGRAGRDGLKSECILLFSERDINLHEYFITVSQADDDYKDKMGEKLTKMIQYTKTKKCLEATIVHYFEPNEKLEECEQCSNCVQQDKSYNMTQEAKMIISCIARMKQQESYSVIIQVLRGETTDYIKYKGYDQISTHGLMKGYTTSELSHLIDELRFKGFLNENDEILMCDTSIKKLLSNKVEVFTTPFKQKATEKVFINTVEGVDRALFSQLVEVRKKLSDKLTIAPVSIFSDYTLEEFAKRKPASKQDMINIDGVGSYKLKHYCPAFLETIQNYKAKV, encoded by the coding sequence ATGATGCAACAAACTTTATCGCATTACTTTGGATATGAAACGTTTCGTCCAGGACAAGAAGAAATTATAAGTAAAGTGCTTGACCATCGTAATGTGCTTGGTGTCTTACCAACAGGTGGTGGTAAGTCGATATGCTATCAAGTACCAGGTTTGATGTTAGGCGGTACAACGATAGTTATAAGTCCATTGATTTCATTAATGAAAGATCAAGTGGATCAACTAAAAGCGATGGGGGTACAAGCTGCCTTTCTTAATAGTAGCTTGTCACAAAAAGAACAACAACGTATTGAAAAAGAATTATCAAATGGTGAAATTCAATTTTTATACGTGGCACCAGAGCGTTTTGAAAATCGATATTTTTTAAATTTACTTCAACGTATCAAAATTCATTTAGTTGCATTTGATGAAGCCCATTGTATTTCCAAATGGGGACATGATTTTAGACCGAGTTATCAAAATGTAATTTCTAAAGTGTTTACTTTACCTCAAGATTTTACAATTATTGCGTTAACAGCAACTGCAACTGTTGAAGTTCAACAAGATATTAGAGAAAAGTTAAATATTGCTCAAGCAGATCAAATAAAAACGAGTACGAAACGTAGAAATTTGATTTTTAAAGTGAATCCTACGTATCAACGTCAAAAATTTGTCATTGATTATATTAAATCTCACGATGAAGATGCAGGCATCGTTTACTGTTCGACACGTAAGCAAGTTGAAGAACTTCAAGAAGCTTTAGAAAGTCAAAAGATAGAAAGTGTTATATATCATGCAGGTTTAAGTAATAAAGAACGTGAGGAAGCACAAAACGACTTCTTATTTGATCGTGTGAAGGTAGTTGTTGCAACAAATGCTTTTGGTATGGGAATTGACAAATCAAATGTTCGTTTTGTTATACATTATAATATGCCGGGTGATTTAGAATCGTATTATCAAGAAGCTGGACGTGCAGGTCGTGACGGCTTAAAAAGTGAATGTATTTTATTATTTAGTGAACGTGATATCAATTTGCATGAATATTTTATAACAGTCTCACAAGCTGATGATGATTATAAAGATAAAATGGGCGAAAAATTAACTAAAATGATTCAATATACTAAAACGAAAAAGTGTTTAGAAGCAACAATTGTTCATTATTTTGAGCCGAATGAGAAATTAGAAGAATGTGAACAATGCAGTAATTGTGTTCAACAGGATAAATCGTATAATATGACTCAAGAAGCAAAGATGATTATTAGTTGTATTGCGCGTATGAAACAACAAGAAAGTTATAGTGTAATCATTCAGGTGCTTAGAGGTGAAACAACCGATTATATTAAATATAAAGGTTATGACCAAATTTCAACTCATGGATTAATGAAAGGTTACACAACATCAGAGTTAAGTCATTTAATTGATGAATTAAGATTTAAAGGATTTTTAAATGAAAATGATGAAATATTAATGTGTGATACATCAATTAAAAAATTACTTAGTAATAAGGTAGAAGTTTTTACTACACCATTTAAACAAAAAGCAACTGAAAAAGTATTTATTAATACAGTCGAAGGTGTAGATCGTGCTTTATTCAGTCAATTAGTGGAAGTTCGTAAAAAATTAAGTGACAAATTAACCATTGCACCTGTAAGTATTTTTTCGGATTATACACTAGAAGAATTTGCTAAACGAAAACCTGCCTCGAAGCAAGATATGATTAATATTGATGGTGTTGGTAGTTATAAGCTAAAACACTATTGCCCAGCATTTTTAGAAACAATCCAAAATTATAAAGCTAAAGTATGA